From Scylla paramamosain isolate STU-SP2022 chromosome 16, ASM3559412v1, whole genome shotgun sequence, one genomic window encodes:
- the LOC135107876 gene encoding uncharacterized protein LOC135107876 isoform X2: MLRESSVPYSSLPQEEGEQTYITTRTSGPSEPNTNIKGRLASIVVLLLLICGVPLMIIAPLALTRGNERVETYVNLPHISGEDKGDGLNKDNQTLLISSLPIPTQQVTIPIPVIKNTSPKPLVPAPPPTTTTTTTTTTTTTTTTPPPTTTTTTTTTTTTTPAPVTTRPVNVTHTASVPKPTVEGAIEGSGENQTGATDMPESQKVPEGGSESGRGSADIPYTPSQTFNSMMSNLMSKHEWWTLAILAVVAALALAAVVSAFTWLIYNRLASRRRRTNLEKVITDLQSKDKVVLLNSEDSEDEA; this comes from the exons ATGCTCCGGGAAAGCTCCGTGCCATACTCGAGTCTGCCGCAAGAGGAAGGCGAACAAACCTACATCACTACCCGCACATCTGGGCCTAGCGAGCCGAACACCAACATCAAGGGCCGCCTCGCATCCATCGTCGTGCTCCTTCTGCTCATCTGCGGCGTGCCCCTCATGATAATCGCCCCGCTAGCCCTGACTCGAGGCAATGAGCGCGTCGAGACTTACGTGAACCTTCCTCACATCTCGGGAGAAGACAAAGGGGATGGTTTGAATAAGGATAACCAAACCCTACTCATTAGTTCATTACCGATCCCTACACAGCAAGTAACGATTCCCATTCCGGTGATCAAGAATACCTCACCCAAACCCCTCGTCCCTGCTCCTCCAcccacgactaccaccaccacaactacgactactactaccactaccactactccccctcctactaccactaccaccaccaccaccaccaccaccactactcctgcCCCTGTAACCACTCGTCCTGTTAATGTTACTCACACTGCTTCCGTTCCTAAGCCCACCGTGGAAGGAGCCATCGAGGGAAGCGGGGAAAACCAGACAGGAGCCACAGATATGCCTGAATCCCAGAAG GTTCCCGAGGGCGGCTCAGAGAGTGGCAGGGGCAGTGCCGACATCCCCTACACCCCCTCGCAGACCTTCAACAGCATGATG AGCAACCTGATGTCAAAGCACGAGTGGTGGACGCTGGCGAtcctggcggtggtggcggctcTGGCCCTGGCTGCCGTGGTCTCGGCCTTCACCTGGCTCATTTATAATCGCCTTGCCTCGCGCCGCCGCAGGACCAACTTAGAG AAAGTGATAACCGATTTGCAGTCCAAAGACAAGGTTGTGCTGCTCAACTCCGAGGATTCTGAGGACGAGGCGTAG
- the LOC135107875 gene encoding cuticlin-4-like translates to MDSPAAAIFLLAVLAAIANAQLIQRPNKEVSIKNVRILCNSNDIVVSIETSTAFNGMIYPKGLSKNSSCMAEFKEQISPVLYKLPLKSCSTMSSEMDDGIEYFNTVVVQPHRKLVTNQGRGYHIRCKYQTQEKTVTNAFNVSGDFVTDAEWKAPNGSSFVGTTPLTATAPMPGCYMRIFAGTPDEKLVAENVRIGDPLTMSISLDDQEIYGMKVTDCLVRDGLGWGEQLLINSEGCPVDYEIFGALEYAPSKTSATVRFQAHKFPYISSVYYQCNVKLCIKNAGGCDDVPPLCVDGENVLRRRRRRDVEVDGNGDLREVEAEVDENLTIEVFTGLYVNEDEEQADSEGLSETQSPVKEEVEDDPNTFCLSPKTFAIGIAIAGLILMIAVIASILILISRRRRRKEDSTTGSSIYSSPYTNTAYSHSS, encoded by the exons ACAAAGAAGTATCGATCAAGAATGTCCGCATCCTGTGTAACAGCAACGATATCGTCGTCTCCATCGAAACCAGCACGGCCTTCAACGGCATGATCTACCCCAAGGGGCTGTCCAAGAACTCCTCCTGCATGGCGGAGTTCAAGGAGCAGATCAGCCCCGTGTTGTACAAGTTGCCTCTCAAATCGTGCAGCACCATGAGCTCGGAAATG GATGACGGCATTGAGTACTTCAACACGGTGGTGGTTCAGCCTCACAGGAAGCTCGTCACCAATCAGGGGCGCGGCTACCACATCCGCTGCAAGTACCAGACGCAGGAGAAGACTGTCACCAACGCCTTCAACGTCAG CGGAGACTTCGTTACGGACGCTGAATGGAAGGCGCCAAACGGGTCCAG CTTCGTTGGCACCACGCCGCTGACTGCCACGGCGCCCATGCCCGGCTGCTACATGAGGATCTTCGCCGGAACGCCTGACGAGAAGCTGGTGGCGGAGAACGTGCGCATTGGTGACCCGCTCACCATGTCCATCTCGCTGGACGACCAGGAGATCTACGGCATGAAGGTGACGGACTGCCTGGTGCGGGACGGCTTGGGATGGGGCGAGCAGCTGTTGATCAACAGTGAAGG ATGCCCTGTCGACTACGAAATCTTTGGTGCCCTGGAATACGCCCCGTCCAAGACCTCGGCGACTGTCCGCTTCCAGGCTCACAAGTTCCCTTACATCTCGTCTGTCTACTACCAGTGCAACGTTAAGCTTTGCATCAAGAACGCCGGGGGCTGTGACGACGTG ccGCCCCTGTGCGTGGATGGCGAGAACGTCCTGCGCCGTCGTCGTCGTAGGGACGTGGAAGTGGACGGGAACGGTGACCTGCGTGAAGTGGAGGCCGAGGTGGACGAGAACCTGACTATTGAGGTTTTCACTGGTCTTTATGtcaacgaggacgaggag CAAGCGGACTCTGAGGGATTGTCGGAAACGCAGTCGCcggtgaaggaggaagtggaggacgaCCCCAACACCTTCTGCCTTTCCCCCAAGACCTTCGCCATCGGCATCGCCATCGCCGGCCTCATCCTCATGATCGCCGTCATCGCatccatcctcatcctcatctcccGGCGGCGCAGAAGAAAGGAGGACTCCACCACGGGCTCCTCTATTTATTCCAGTCCGTACACCAACACCGCCTACAGCCACTCCTCCTAG
- the LOC135107876 gene encoding myosin-G heavy chain-like isoform X1 translates to MLRESSVPYSSLPQEEGEQTYITTRTSGPSEPNTNIKGRLASIVVLLLLICGVPLMIIAPLALTRGNERVETYVNLPHISGEDKGDGLNKDNQTLLISSLPIPTQQVTIPIPVIKNTSPKPLVPAPPPTTTTTTTTTTTTTTTTPPPTTTTTTTTTTTTTPAPVTTRPVNVTHTASVPKPTVEGAIEGSGENQTGATDMPESQKVPEGGSESGRGSADIPYTPSQTFNSMMSNLMSKHEWWTLAILAVVAALALAAVVSAFTWLIYNRLASRRRRTNLEVKFCLNKQYEKVITDLQSKDKVVLLNSEDSEDEA, encoded by the exons ATGCTCCGGGAAAGCTCCGTGCCATACTCGAGTCTGCCGCAAGAGGAAGGCGAACAAACCTACATCACTACCCGCACATCTGGGCCTAGCGAGCCGAACACCAACATCAAGGGCCGCCTCGCATCCATCGTCGTGCTCCTTCTGCTCATCTGCGGCGTGCCCCTCATGATAATCGCCCCGCTAGCCCTGACTCGAGGCAATGAGCGCGTCGAGACTTACGTGAACCTTCCTCACATCTCGGGAGAAGACAAAGGGGATGGTTTGAATAAGGATAACCAAACCCTACTCATTAGTTCATTACCGATCCCTACACAGCAAGTAACGATTCCCATTCCGGTGATCAAGAATACCTCACCCAAACCCCTCGTCCCTGCTCCTCCAcccacgactaccaccaccacaactacgactactactaccactaccactactccccctcctactaccactaccaccaccaccaccaccaccaccactactcctgcCCCTGTAACCACTCGTCCTGTTAATGTTACTCACACTGCTTCCGTTCCTAAGCCCACCGTGGAAGGAGCCATCGAGGGAAGCGGGGAAAACCAGACAGGAGCCACAGATATGCCTGAATCCCAGAAG GTTCCCGAGGGCGGCTCAGAGAGTGGCAGGGGCAGTGCCGACATCCCCTACACCCCCTCGCAGACCTTCAACAGCATGATG AGCAACCTGATGTCAAAGCACGAGTGGTGGACGCTGGCGAtcctggcggtggtggcggctcTGGCCCTGGCTGCCGTGGTCTCGGCCTTCACCTGGCTCATTTATAATCGCCTTGCCTCGCGCCGCCGCAGGACCAACTTAGAGGTGAAATTCTGTCTCAACAAACAATATGAG AAAGTGATAACCGATTTGCAGTCCAAAGACAAGGTTGTGCTGCTCAACTCCGAGGATTCTGAGGACGAGGCGTAG